In one window of Cynocephalus volans isolate mCynVol1 chromosome 6, mCynVol1.pri, whole genome shotgun sequence DNA:
- the PKMYT1 gene encoding membrane-associated tyrosine- and threonine-specific cdc2-inhibitory kinase isoform X2, translating to MPVPMEGTPPPLSGTPIPVPAYFRHAEPGFSLKKPGGLSRSLPPRPPAKGSIPVSRLFPPRTPGWHQHQPRRVSFRGKASEILQSPGYDPSLPESFFQQSFQRLSRLGHGSHGEVFKVRSKEDGQLYAVKRSMSPFRGPKDRARKLAEVGSYEKVGQHPHCVRLKQAWEEGGILYLQTELCGPSLQQHCEASGTSLPEAQVWGYLRDTLLALAHLHGQGLVHLDVKPANIFLGPRGCCKLGDFGLLVDLGAIRAGEAQEGDPRYMAPELLQGFYGTAADVFSLGLTILEVACNMELPHGGEGWQQLRQGYLPPEFTSDLSPELRSVLVMMLEPDPKLRATAKALLALPMLRQPRSLSILRCTAAEAWSRGWALWQALVLSRGRPGPGQREHLHPLEQAHTEGCPGPK from the exons ATGCCTGTGCCCATGGAGGGCACCCCACCTCCCCTGAGTGGCACCCCCATCCCAGTCCCAGCCTACTTCCGCCATGCAGAACCTGGTTTCTCCCTCAAAAAGCCAGGGGGGCTCAGCCGGAGCCTCCCACCCCGGCCCCCTGCCAAGGGCAGCATCCCTGTTAGCCGCCTCTTCCCTCCTCGGACCCCAGGCTGGCACCAGCACCAGCCCCGGAGGGTGTCATTCCGGGGCAAGGCCTCAGAGATCCTGCAGAGCCCCGGGTATGACCCGAGCCTGCCAGAGTCCTTCTTCCAGCAGAGTTTCCAGAGGCTCAGCCGCCTGGGCCATGGCTCCCATGGAGAGGTCTTCAAG GTGCGCTCCAAGGAAGATGGCCAGCTCTATGCGGTAAAGCGCTCCATGTCGCCATTCCGGGGCCCCAAGGACCGGGCCCGCAAGCTGGCCGAGGTGGGCAGCTATGAGAAGGTGGGGCAGCACCCACACTGCGTGCGGCTGAAGCAGGCCTGGGAAGAGGGCGGCATCCTGTACCTGCAGACGGAGCTGTGCGGGCCCAGCCTGCAGCAGCACTGTGAGGCTTCGGGTACCAGCCTGCCCGAGGCCCAGGTCTGGGGCTACCTGCGGGACACCCTACTTGCCCTGGCCCACCTGCATGGCCAAGGCCTGGTCCACCTTGATGTCAAACCTGCCAACATCTTCCTGGGGCCTCGGGGCTGCTGCAAGTTGGGTGACTTTGGGCTGCTGGTGGATCTGGGTGCGATCAGAGCCGGTGAGGCCCAGGAGGGAGACCCTCGCTACATGGCCCCTGAGCTGCTGCAGGGCTTCTACGGGACAGCAGCAGATGTGTTCAG TCTGGGTCTCACAATCCTGGAAGTGGCCTGCAACATGGAGCTGCCCCATGGTGGGGAGGGCTGGCAGCAGCTGCGCCAGGGCTACCTGCCCCCCGAATTCACTTCTG ATCTGTCTCCTGAGCTGCGTTCTGTCCTTGTCATGATGCTGGAGCCCGACCCGAAGCTGCGGGCCACAGCCAAGGCCCTGCTGGCCCTGCCCATGCTCAGGCAGCCACGGTCCTTGAGCATCCTGAGGTGTACAGCTGCTGAAGCCTGGAGTCGAGGCTGGGCCCTGTGGCAG GCCCTCGTTCTCTCCAGAGGCCGTCCTGGCCCAGGCCAACGGGAGCACCTCCACCCCCTGGAGCAGGCACACACCGAG GGATGCCCTGGACCTAAGTGA
- the PKMYT1 gene encoding membrane-associated tyrosine- and threonine-specific cdc2-inhibitory kinase isoform X3 — MSPFRGPKDRARKLAEVGSYEKVGQHPHCVRLKQAWEEGGILYLQTELCGPSLQQHCEASGTSLPEAQVWGYLRDTLLALAHLHGQGLVHLDVKPANIFLGPRGCCKLGDFGLLVDLGAIRAGEAQEGDPRYMAPELLQGFYGTAADVFSLGLTILEVACNMELPHGGEGWQQLRQGYLPPEFTSDLSPELRSVLVMMLEPDPKLRATAKALLALPMLRQPRSLSILRCTAAEAWSRGWALWQALLALLCWLWHGLAHPASWLQPPGPPATPPGSPPYSLLLDSSLSSSWDNDSIGPSFSPEAVLAQANGSTSTPWSRHTPRDALDLSDIDLEPPRGSFPSFEPRNLLSLFEDSLDPT; from the exons ATGTCGCCATTCCGGGGCCCCAAGGACCGGGCCCGCAAGCTGGCCGAGGTGGGCAGCTATGAGAAGGTGGGGCAGCACCCACACTGCGTGCGGCTGAAGCAGGCCTGGGAAGAGGGCGGCATCCTGTACCTGCAGACGGAGCTGTGCGGGCCCAGCCTGCAGCAGCACTGTGAGGCTTCGGGTACCAGCCTGCCCGAGGCCCAGGTCTGGGGCTACCTGCGGGACACCCTACTTGCCCTGGCCCACCTGCATGGCCAAGGCCTGGTCCACCTTGATGTCAAACCTGCCAACATCTTCCTGGGGCCTCGGGGCTGCTGCAAGTTGGGTGACTTTGGGCTGCTGGTGGATCTGGGTGCGATCAGAGCCGGTGAGGCCCAGGAGGGAGACCCTCGCTACATGGCCCCTGAGCTGCTGCAGGGCTTCTACGGGACAGCAGCAGATGTGTTCAG TCTGGGTCTCACAATCCTGGAAGTGGCCTGCAACATGGAGCTGCCCCATGGTGGGGAGGGCTGGCAGCAGCTGCGCCAGGGCTACCTGCCCCCCGAATTCACTTCTG ATCTGTCTCCTGAGCTGCGTTCTGTCCTTGTCATGATGCTGGAGCCCGACCCGAAGCTGCGGGCCACAGCCAAGGCCCTGCTGGCCCTGCCCATGCTCAGGCAGCCACGGTCCTTGAGCATCCTGAGGTGTACAGCTGCTGAAGCCTGGAGTCGAGGCTGGGCCCTGTGGCAG GCCCTGCTCGCCTTGCTGTGCTGGCTCTGGCATGGGCTGGCTCACCCTGCCAGCTGGCTGCAGCCCCCAGGCCCGCCGGCCACCCCACCTGGCTCGCCACCCTACAGCCTCCTCCTGGACAGCAGCCTCTCCAGCAGCTGGGATAACGACAGCATAGG GCCCTCGTTCTCTCCAGAGGCCGTCCTGGCCCAGGCCAACGGGAGCACCTCCACCCCCTGGAGCAGGCACACACCGAG GGATGCCCTGGACCTAAGTGACATTGACTTGGAGCCTCCTCGGGGCTCCTTCCCCTCCTTTGAGCCTCGGAACCTCCTCAGCCTATTTGAGGACTCACTGGACCCAACCTGA
- the PAQR4 gene encoding progestin and adipoQ receptor family member 4 isoform X1, with protein MAFLTGPRLLDWASSPPHLQFNKFVLTGYRPASSGSGCLRSLFYLHNELGNIYTHGLALLGFLVLLPMTMPWGQLGKDGWLGGTHCVACLAPPVGSVLYHLFMCHQGGGPVYARLLALDMCGVCLVNTLGALPIIHCTLACRPWLRPAALVGYTMLSGVAGWRALTAPSTSARLRAFGWQAGARLLVFGARGVGLGSGAPGSLPCYLRMDALALLGGLVNVARLPERWGPGRFDYWGNSHQIMHLLSVGSILQLHAGVVPDLLWAAHHACPPD; from the exons ATGGCGTTCCTGACCGGGCCGCGCCTGCTGGACTGGGCCAGCTCGCCGCCGCACCTGCAGTTCAATAAGTTCGTGCTGACCGGCTACCGGCCAGCCAGCAGCGGCTCGGGCTGCCTGCGCAGCCTCTTCTACCTGCACAACGAGCTGGGCAACATCTACACGCACG GCTTGGCCCTGCTGGGCTTCCTGGTGCTGTTGCCGATGACCATGCCCTGGGGGCAGCTGGGCAAGGACGGCTGGCTGGGGGGCACACACTGCGTGGCCTGCCTGGCACCCCCTGTGGGCTCTGTGCTCTATCACCTCTTCATGTGCCACCAAGGGGGCGGCCCTGTGTACGCCCGGCTCCTCGCCCTGGATATGTGTGGGGTCTGCCTTGTCAACACCCTCG GGGCCCTGCCCATCATCCACTGCACACTGGCCTGCAGGCCCTGGCTGCGCCCAGCTGCCCTGGTGGGCTACACCATGCTGTCAGGTGTGGCTGGCTGGCGGGCCCTCACCGCCCCCTCCACCAGTGCCCGGCTCAGAGCCTTTGGTTGGCAAGCTGGTGCCCGCCTGCTGGTATTTGGGGCCCGGGGAGTGGGGCTGGGCTCAGGAGCTCCAGGCTCCCTGCCCTGCTACCTGCGCATGGATGCACTGGCACTGCTTGGGGGGTTGGTGAATGTGGCCCGCTTGCCAGAGCGCTGGGGACCTGGACGCTTCGATTATTGGGGCAACTCCCACCAGATCATGCACCTGCTCAGCGTGGGCTCCATCCTTCAGCTGCATGCCGGCGTCGTGCCTGACCTGCTCTGGGCCGCCCACCATGCCTGTCCCCCAGATTGA
- the PAQR4 gene encoding progestin and adipoQ receptor family member 4 isoform X2, with protein sequence MAFLTGPRLLDWASSPPHLQFNKFVLTGYRPASSGSGCLRSLFYLHNELGNIYTHGLALLGFLVLLPMTMPWGQLGKDGWLGGTHCVACLAPPVGSVLYHLFMCHQGGGPVYARLLALDMCGVCLVNTLGALPIIHCTLACRPWLRPAALVGYTMLSGVAGWRALTAPSTSARLRAFGWQAGARLLLHAGVVPDLLWAAHHACPPD encoded by the exons ATGGCGTTCCTGACCGGGCCGCGCCTGCTGGACTGGGCCAGCTCGCCGCCGCACCTGCAGTTCAATAAGTTCGTGCTGACCGGCTACCGGCCAGCCAGCAGCGGCTCGGGCTGCCTGCGCAGCCTCTTCTACCTGCACAACGAGCTGGGCAACATCTACACGCACG GCTTGGCCCTGCTGGGCTTCCTGGTGCTGTTGCCGATGACCATGCCCTGGGGGCAGCTGGGCAAGGACGGCTGGCTGGGGGGCACACACTGCGTGGCCTGCCTGGCACCCCCTGTGGGCTCTGTGCTCTATCACCTCTTCATGTGCCACCAAGGGGGCGGCCCTGTGTACGCCCGGCTCCTCGCCCTGGATATGTGTGGGGTCTGCCTTGTCAACACCCTCG GGGCCCTGCCCATCATCCACTGCACACTGGCCTGCAGGCCCTGGCTGCGCCCAGCTGCCCTGGTGGGCTACACCATGCTGTCAGGTGTGGCTGGCTGGCGGGCCCTCACCGCCCCCTCCACCAGTGCCCGGCTCAGAGCCTTTGGTTGGCAAGCTGGTGCCCGCCTGCTG CTGCATGCCGGCGTCGTGCCTGACCTGCTCTGGGCCGCCCACCATGCCTGTCCCCCAGATTGA
- the KREMEN2 gene encoding kremen protein 2 isoform X2, whose product MGTRALRGLLLLLLLSPRGASAGSLHSPGLSECFQVNGADYRGNQNRTGPRGSGRPCLFWDQTQQHSYSSASDPQGRWGLGAHNFCRNPDGDVQPWCYVAETEEGIYWRYCDIPTCHMPGYLGCFVDSGSPPALSGPSGTSTKLTVQVCLRFCRMKGYQLCGGDGRLGIYEVSVGSCQGNWTAPQGVIYSPDFPDEYGPDRNCSWALGPPGALLELTFRLFELADPRDRLELRDSASGSLLRAFDGARPPPPGPLLLRAAVLLLNFRSDARGHGQGFALVYRGLQDHTEDWAPPKDSAQTPAAPPDGTNVSCSPRPGAPQAAMGARVFSTVTAVSVLLLLLLLSLLRLLRRRSCLLAPGKGAPALGTSRSPRKSWAVWYRRPRGVALPCAPGDPQAEGPAAGYRPLSASSQSSLRSLISAL is encoded by the exons ATGGGGACACGGGCCCTGAGGGgtctccttctcctcctgctgCTGTCGCCGCGCGGGGCCTCGGCGGGGAGCCTGCACAGTCCAG GCCTGTCCGAGTGCTTCCAAGTGAACGGCGCCGACTACCGCGGCAACCAGAACCGCACTGGCCCGCGTGGGTCCGGCCGCCCGTGCCTCTTCTGGGACCAGACGCAGCAGCACAGCTACAGCAGCGCCAGCGACCCTCAGGGCCGCTGGGGCCTGGGCGCGCACAACTTCTGCCG gAACCCAGACGGTGACGTGCAGCCATGGTGCTACGTAGCCGAGACGGAGGAGGGCATCTACTGGCGCTATTGCGACATCCCCACGTGTCACA TGCCCGGCTACCTGGGATGCTTCGTTGACTCGGGGTCGCCCCCAGCCCTCAGCGGCCCCAGTGGCACCTCCACGAAGCTCACGGTCCAGGTGTGCCTTCGCTTCTGCCGCATGAAGGGCTACCAG CTGTGCGGCGGCGATGGGCGGCTGGGCATCTACGAAG TGTCCGTGGGTTCTTGCCAGGGCAACTGGACGGCGCCTCAGGGCGTCATCTACTCCCCGGACTTCCCGGACGAGTATGGGCCGGACCGGAACTGCAGCTGGGCGCTGGGCCCGCCGGGCGCCCTGCTGGAGCTCACCTTCCGCCTCTTCGAGCTGGCCGACCCGCGCGACCGGCTGGAGCTGCGCGACTCCGCCTCGGGAAGCCTGCTCCGCGCCTTCGACGGCGCCCGCCCGCCTCCGCCTGGTCCGCTGCTCCTGCGCGCCGCGGTGCTGCTGCTCAACTTTCGCAGCGACGCGCGCGGCCACGGGCAGGGCTTCGCGCTCGTGTACCGGG GGCTGCAGGACCACACCGAGGACTGGGCGCCCCCCAAGGACTCGGCCCAGACCCCCGCAGCGCCCCCCGACGGGACCAACGTGAGCTgcagccccaggcctggggctCCGCAGGCTGCGATGGGGG CCCGGGTCTTCTCGACGGTGACGGCCGTctcagtgctgctgctgctgctgctcctgtctCTGCTGCGTCTACTGCGCCGACG GAGCTGTCTGCTGGCTCCGGGTAAAGGGGCCCCGGCGCTGGGGACTTCCCGGAGCCCCAGGAAAAGCTGGGCCGTGTGGTACCGCCGGCCCCGAGGGGTGGCTCTACCGTGCGCCCCCGGGGACCCCCAGGCTGAGGGTCCTGCGGCGGGCTACCGTCCCCTGAGCGCTTCCAGCCAAAGCTCCTTGCGCTCGCTCATCTCCGCCCTCTGA
- the KREMEN2 gene encoding kremen protein 2 isoform X1, translated as MGTRALRGLLLLLLLSPRGASAGSLHSPGLSECFQVNGADYRGNQNRTGPRGSGRPCLFWDQTQQHSYSSASDPQGRWGLGAHNFCRNPDGDVQPWCYVAETEEGIYWRYCDIPTCHMPGYLGCFVDSGSPPALSGPSGTSTKLTVQVCLRFCRMKGYQLAGVEAGYACFCGSESDLTHGRPAPATECDQICFGHPGQLCGGDGRLGIYEVSVGSCQGNWTAPQGVIYSPDFPDEYGPDRNCSWALGPPGALLELTFRLFELADPRDRLELRDSASGSLLRAFDGARPPPPGPLLLRAAVLLLNFRSDARGHGQGFALVYRGLQDHTEDWAPPKDSAQTPAAPPDGTNVSCSPRPGAPQAAMGARVFSTVTAVSVLLLLLLLSLLRLLRRRSCLLAPGKGAPALGTSRSPRKSWAVWYRRPRGVALPCAPGDPQAEGPAAGYRPLSASSQSSLRSLISAL; from the exons ATGGGGACACGGGCCCTGAGGGgtctccttctcctcctgctgCTGTCGCCGCGCGGGGCCTCGGCGGGGAGCCTGCACAGTCCAG GCCTGTCCGAGTGCTTCCAAGTGAACGGCGCCGACTACCGCGGCAACCAGAACCGCACTGGCCCGCGTGGGTCCGGCCGCCCGTGCCTCTTCTGGGACCAGACGCAGCAGCACAGCTACAGCAGCGCCAGCGACCCTCAGGGCCGCTGGGGCCTGGGCGCGCACAACTTCTGCCG gAACCCAGACGGTGACGTGCAGCCATGGTGCTACGTAGCCGAGACGGAGGAGGGCATCTACTGGCGCTATTGCGACATCCCCACGTGTCACA TGCCCGGCTACCTGGGATGCTTCGTTGACTCGGGGTCGCCCCCAGCCCTCAGCGGCCCCAGTGGCACCTCCACGAAGCTCACGGTCCAGGTGTGCCTTCGCTTCTGCCGCATGAAGGGCTACCAG CTGGCGGGAGTGGAGGCTGGTTACGCCTGCTTCTGTGGCTCTGAAAGCGACCTGACCCACGGACGCCCGGCCCCCGCCACCGAATGTGACCAGATCTGTTTCGGCCACCCGGGCCAGCTGTGCGGCGGCGATGGGCGGCTGGGCATCTACGAAG TGTCCGTGGGTTCTTGCCAGGGCAACTGGACGGCGCCTCAGGGCGTCATCTACTCCCCGGACTTCCCGGACGAGTATGGGCCGGACCGGAACTGCAGCTGGGCGCTGGGCCCGCCGGGCGCCCTGCTGGAGCTCACCTTCCGCCTCTTCGAGCTGGCCGACCCGCGCGACCGGCTGGAGCTGCGCGACTCCGCCTCGGGAAGCCTGCTCCGCGCCTTCGACGGCGCCCGCCCGCCTCCGCCTGGTCCGCTGCTCCTGCGCGCCGCGGTGCTGCTGCTCAACTTTCGCAGCGACGCGCGCGGCCACGGGCAGGGCTTCGCGCTCGTGTACCGGG GGCTGCAGGACCACACCGAGGACTGGGCGCCCCCCAAGGACTCGGCCCAGACCCCCGCAGCGCCCCCCGACGGGACCAACGTGAGCTgcagccccaggcctggggctCCGCAGGCTGCGATGGGGG CCCGGGTCTTCTCGACGGTGACGGCCGTctcagtgctgctgctgctgctgctcctgtctCTGCTGCGTCTACTGCGCCGACG GAGCTGTCTGCTGGCTCCGGGTAAAGGGGCCCCGGCGCTGGGGACTTCCCGGAGCCCCAGGAAAAGCTGGGCCGTGTGGTACCGCCGGCCCCGAGGGGTGGCTCTACCGTGCGCCCCCGGGGACCCCCAGGCTGAGGGTCCTGCGGCGGGCTACCGTCCCCTGAGCGCTTCCAGCCAAAGCTCCTTGCGCTCGCTCATCTCCGCCCTCTGA
- the PKMYT1 gene encoding membrane-associated tyrosine- and threonine-specific cdc2-inhibitory kinase isoform X1, whose amino-acid sequence MPVPMEGTPPPLSGTPIPVPAYFRHAEPGFSLKKPGGLSRSLPPRPPAKGSIPVSRLFPPRTPGWHQHQPRRVSFRGKASEILQSPGYDPSLPESFFQQSFQRLSRLGHGSHGEVFKVRSKEDGQLYAVKRSMSPFRGPKDRARKLAEVGSYEKVGQHPHCVRLKQAWEEGGILYLQTELCGPSLQQHCEASGTSLPEAQVWGYLRDTLLALAHLHGQGLVHLDVKPANIFLGPRGCCKLGDFGLLVDLGAIRAGEAQEGDPRYMAPELLQGFYGTAADVFSLGLTILEVACNMELPHGGEGWQQLRQGYLPPEFTSDLSPELRSVLVMMLEPDPKLRATAKALLALPMLRQPRSLSILRCTAAEAWSRGWALWQALLALLCWLWHGLAHPASWLQPPGPPATPPGSPPYSLLLDSSLSSSWDNDSIGPSFSPEAVLAQANGSTSTPWSRHTPRDALDLSDIDLEPPRGSFPSFEPRNLLSLFEDSLDPT is encoded by the exons ATGCCTGTGCCCATGGAGGGCACCCCACCTCCCCTGAGTGGCACCCCCATCCCAGTCCCAGCCTACTTCCGCCATGCAGAACCTGGTTTCTCCCTCAAAAAGCCAGGGGGGCTCAGCCGGAGCCTCCCACCCCGGCCCCCTGCCAAGGGCAGCATCCCTGTTAGCCGCCTCTTCCCTCCTCGGACCCCAGGCTGGCACCAGCACCAGCCCCGGAGGGTGTCATTCCGGGGCAAGGCCTCAGAGATCCTGCAGAGCCCCGGGTATGACCCGAGCCTGCCAGAGTCCTTCTTCCAGCAGAGTTTCCAGAGGCTCAGCCGCCTGGGCCATGGCTCCCATGGAGAGGTCTTCAAG GTGCGCTCCAAGGAAGATGGCCAGCTCTATGCGGTAAAGCGCTCCATGTCGCCATTCCGGGGCCCCAAGGACCGGGCCCGCAAGCTGGCCGAGGTGGGCAGCTATGAGAAGGTGGGGCAGCACCCACACTGCGTGCGGCTGAAGCAGGCCTGGGAAGAGGGCGGCATCCTGTACCTGCAGACGGAGCTGTGCGGGCCCAGCCTGCAGCAGCACTGTGAGGCTTCGGGTACCAGCCTGCCCGAGGCCCAGGTCTGGGGCTACCTGCGGGACACCCTACTTGCCCTGGCCCACCTGCATGGCCAAGGCCTGGTCCACCTTGATGTCAAACCTGCCAACATCTTCCTGGGGCCTCGGGGCTGCTGCAAGTTGGGTGACTTTGGGCTGCTGGTGGATCTGGGTGCGATCAGAGCCGGTGAGGCCCAGGAGGGAGACCCTCGCTACATGGCCCCTGAGCTGCTGCAGGGCTTCTACGGGACAGCAGCAGATGTGTTCAG TCTGGGTCTCACAATCCTGGAAGTGGCCTGCAACATGGAGCTGCCCCATGGTGGGGAGGGCTGGCAGCAGCTGCGCCAGGGCTACCTGCCCCCCGAATTCACTTCTG ATCTGTCTCCTGAGCTGCGTTCTGTCCTTGTCATGATGCTGGAGCCCGACCCGAAGCTGCGGGCCACAGCCAAGGCCCTGCTGGCCCTGCCCATGCTCAGGCAGCCACGGTCCTTGAGCATCCTGAGGTGTACAGCTGCTGAAGCCTGGAGTCGAGGCTGGGCCCTGTGGCAG GCCCTGCTCGCCTTGCTGTGCTGGCTCTGGCATGGGCTGGCTCACCCTGCCAGCTGGCTGCAGCCCCCAGGCCCGCCGGCCACCCCACCTGGCTCGCCACCCTACAGCCTCCTCCTGGACAGCAGCCTCTCCAGCAGCTGGGATAACGACAGCATAGG GCCCTCGTTCTCTCCAGAGGCCGTCCTGGCCCAGGCCAACGGGAGCACCTCCACCCCCTGGAGCAGGCACACACCGAG GGATGCCCTGGACCTAAGTGACATTGACTTGGAGCCTCCTCGGGGCTCCTTCCCCTCCTTTGAGCCTCGGAACCTCCTCAGCCTATTTGAGGACTCACTGGACCCAACCTGA